From one Chloroflexota bacterium genomic stretch:
- a CDS encoding ABC transporter substrate-binding protein, whose amino-acid sequence MKKFNPLPALLVLAVIIFAACASPTATTEAPVATEAPVATELPAATAAPAAEAPAATELPAPTEIAVAIANDPATLDPQVTEDDNERAVNDSVYETLLARDENMNIVPNLATDYKQINDTTWQFKLREGVTFHNGEPFNADAVVFSVNRIIDPELKSDQVSFFGTIVRAEKVDGLTINILTSSPDPILPARLCWLKIVEPRHAQSDPEVFAATPIGTGPYKFVKWDRGVEIVIEANADYWGGKPPIDVVHLRPILEESTRLAALQAGEVDLVFGLLPEQIAQAPVVLHTPGLEFPMILLSNRDGSPIADARLRQAMNYAVDKDAIADSLYGGFAVPADGQILTPGHFGYNPNVKAYPYDPGKARQLIQEAGYDGREILLESEVGRWLKDKELVEVIARQLADAGFNVGINIRELSDYLDVLFDKENRAPMIFVSHDNSLLDADRTLTAYFTCDGAGPSYCNEEVSAMIVAARTELDPVKREEMYHQIVQRAHDEAAVLYLLNAENIYGLSNRLIWTPRRDARLLYATMNLK is encoded by the coding sequence ATGAAGAAATTCAATCCCCTGCCGGCTTTGCTGGTATTGGCCGTAATCATTTTTGCCGCCTGCGCCAGTCCTACCGCCACAACAGAAGCCCCTGTTGCTACTGAGGCGCCAGTGGCTACGGAACTCCCAGCGGCCACTGCCGCTCCCGCCGCCGAGGCTCCGGCAGCCACGGAACTCCCGGCCCCGACCGAGATCGCTGTTGCCATCGCCAATGACCCGGCGACGCTTGACCCGCAGGTGACCGAGGATGACAACGAGCGCGCCGTCAACGACAGCGTCTACGAAACCCTGCTCGCTCGCGACGAGAACATGAACATCGTCCCGAACCTGGCAACGGATTACAAGCAGATTAACGATACGACCTGGCAGTTCAAGTTGCGTGAAGGCGTCACTTTCCACAACGGCGAGCCGTTCAATGCCGACGCCGTCGTCTTCAGCGTCAACCGCATTATTGACCCTGAACTCAAATCGGATCAGGTTTCGTTCTTTGGGACTATCGTCCGCGCTGAGAAAGTGGACGGCCTCACCATCAACATCCTTACCTCCAGCCCCGACCCGATCCTGCCAGCCCGCCTGTGCTGGCTGAAGATCGTCGAACCCAGGCACGCCCAGAGCGATCCTGAAGTCTTCGCCGCCACACCCATCGGCACCGGCCCCTACAAGTTTGTGAAGTGGGATCGCGGCGTGGAAATCGTCATCGAAGCCAACGCCGATTACTGGGGCGGCAAGCCGCCGATTGACGTGGTGCATCTGCGCCCGATTCTGGAAGAGTCCACCCGCCTGGCCGCCCTTCAGGCCGGCGAGGTTGACCTGGTCTTCGGCCTCTTGCCGGAGCAAATCGCTCAAGCGCCGGTAGTCCTGCACACGCCCGGCCTGGAGTTCCCGATGATCCTGCTTTCCAACCGGGACGGCTCGCCCATCGCCGACGCGCGCCTGCGCCAGGCCATGAACTACGCAGTGGACAAGGATGCAATCGCCGACTCGCTTTACGGCGGTTTCGCCGTTCCGGCAGACGGCCAAATCCTCACCCCCGGCCACTTTGGCTACAATCCAAATGTCAAGGCTTATCCCTACGATCCCGGCAAAGCCCGACAACTGATTCAGGAAGCCGGTTACGACGGCAGAGAGATTCTTCTGGAAAGCGAAGTAGGCCGCTGGCTCAAGGACAAGGAACTGGTCGAAGTTATCGCCAGGCAACTGGCTGATGCCGGCTTCAATGTCGGAATCAACATTCGTGAGCTTTCCGACTACCTCGATGTTTTGTTCGACAAGGAGAACCGCGCCCCGATGATCTTTGTCTCACACGATAACTCGCTATTGGACGCCGACCGGACTCTGACTGCGTACTTCACCTGCGACGGCGCCGGGCCGTCCTACTGCAACGAGGAAGTCTCGGCGATGATCGTGGCGGCCCGCACCGAGCTTGACCCGGTCAAGCGCGAAGAGATGTATCACCAGATCGTCCAGAGGGCGCATGACGAAGCGGCAGTTCTGTACCTGCTCAACGCCGAGAATATCTACGGGCTGAGCAACCGCCTGATTTGGACTCCGCGGCGTGACGCCCGATTGTTGTATGCGACCATGAACCTGAAGTAG
- a CDS encoding cytochrome b/b6 domain-containing protein: MSAKSIPLAERKRLRTKMIKKHQLANILTHWFNVGMWLMLLPTGIAIISSPRLGLSPDWVQELFRNVFGGTANLIRFHYTVGLIWAVVLAFNILVGFRKYFVPFSKERLLLSKDDIEWLMVKPPQMLGFMKDKPLPPQDAYNAGQKLYMYVVILGTLGIIASGLVMTFHTVFPPFLKQWAQPVHWVSVFSIVAGLIIHVYMGAVFPEEKEAFFSMFSGKVSAWYARAHHEKWYWEKVKEELEWEDKVTAEVESAAKPAEVAQAGD, encoded by the coding sequence ATGTCAGCCAAGTCAATCCCTCTCGCCGAGCGCAAACGCCTGCGAACGAAAATGATCAAGAAGCACCAACTGGCGAACATTCTCACCCACTGGTTCAACGTGGGCATGTGGCTGATGCTCCTGCCGACCGGCATTGCCATCATCTCCTCGCCGCGCCTGGGCCTCAGCCCGGATTGGGTGCAGGAGCTTTTCCGCAACGTCTTCGGCGGCACGGCCAATCTCATCCGCTTCCATTACACCGTCGGCCTCATCTGGGCTGTCGTCCTGGCATTCAACATCCTCGTCGGCTTCCGGAAGTATTTTGTCCCTTTCAGCAAAGAACGGCTGTTGTTGAGCAAGGATGATATTGAGTGGCTAATGGTCAAGCCGCCTCAAATGCTGGGCTTTATGAAAGACAAACCTCTGCCGCCGCAGGACGCTTACAATGCTGGGCAGAAGCTGTACATGTACGTCGTCATTCTCGGCACGCTGGGCATCATCGCCAGCGGCCTAGTGATGACCTTCCACACCGTCTTCCCGCCATTCCTCAAACAGTGGGCGCAACCGGTGCACTGGGTCTCGGTCTTCTCCATCGTCGCCGGGTTGATCATTCACGTTTACATGGGCGCCGTCTTTCCCGAAGAGAAAGAAGCATTCTTCTCGATGTTCAGCGGCAAGGTGTCGGCGTGGTACGCGCGAGCGCATCACGAGAAATGGTATTGGGAAAAGGTGAAGGAAGAGTTGGAGTGGGAAGACAAGGTGACGGCTGAGGTGGAGTCGGCGGCCAAACCGGCGGAGGTGGCTCAGGCCGGGGATTAG
- a CDS encoding DUF2399 domain-containing protein translates to MNFTPSADVAAILNDLLDAFERRPPLSPVAHALRERREAKSKERQERGAGGVRRAIRCNLNALPHLAYHSQADPAPRQIANEQLTRLEEAGIVRLAWQPGETGHLLAAVTLIPEQADSVFNLLKRTPLATRRARLGEILLGDRFRFSDWRRQAIDAAIGQLREEKSPAPFSLADDDFNRDLLTALAALDEVREETPYRVFSVRLFNDSKRFDELMGAVTTLARRHQAEWRELSNAEILQELNLVANPGHLYLHGPWQLVDEDGQALLLGEFQPSVGIPAAQAARLKRASVSTPNVICVENPTSFYELIRGNRDPLSAICLWGNPSPACRHLLRCLPEETALFVWADIDYGGLNILAQLREQVNRDAQPYRMDIETLDSHSRWARPLSSADVANLTRLTRRPALADMRPLIAHLLQCGLKLEQEAIASAPEGHATVLPVPKSE, encoded by the coding sequence ATGAATTTCACTCCCTCCGCCGACGTTGCCGCCATCCTGAATGATTTGCTCGACGCTTTCGAGCGCCGCCCACCCCTCTCTCCGGTCGCGCACGCTTTGCGTGAGCGACGCGAAGCAAAGTCGAAGGAGCGACAGGAGAGGGGGGCCGGAGGAGTGAGGCGGGCCATCCGCTGCAACTTAAACGCTCTGCCTCACCTCGCTTACCACAGCCAGGCCGATCCCGCCCCGCGCCAGATTGCCAACGAACAACTTACCCGTCTTGAAGAGGCGGGCATTGTTCGATTGGCCTGGCAACCCGGCGAGACCGGCCACCTGCTGGCCGCCGTCACCCTGATCCCCGAACAAGCCGACTCTGTTTTCAACCTCCTCAAGCGCACGCCGCTGGCAACCCGCCGCGCCCGCCTGGGCGAGATTCTGTTGGGCGACCGATTCCGATTCTCCGACTGGCGGCGGCAGGCCATTGACGCCGCCATTGGCCAACTGCGCGAAGAAAAATCGCCGGCACCGTTCAGCCTCGCCGACGACGATTTCAATCGCGACCTGCTCACCGCCCTGGCCGCGCTCGACGAGGTGCGCGAGGAAACGCCCTACCGCGTCTTCAGCGTCCGCCTTTTCAACGACAGCAAACGATTTGACGAATTGATGGGCGCAGTGACGACTCTGGCCCGGCGCCACCAGGCCGAGTGGCGGGAATTGTCGAACGCGGAAATTTTGCAGGAATTGAATCTGGTCGCCAACCCCGGCCATCTTTACCTGCACGGCCCGTGGCAATTGGTGGACGAAGACGGCCAGGCGCTCTTGCTCGGCGAGTTTCAGCCGTCGGTCGGCATCCCGGCGGCGCAGGCGGCGCGTCTAAAACGCGCCTCTGTTTCGACCCCGAACGTCATCTGCGTCGAGAACCCGACTTCTTTCTACGAACTCATCCGGGGAAACCGCGATCCACTATCGGCCATTTGTCTGTGGGGCAACCCCTCGCCCGCCTGCCGCCACCTGCTCCGTTGCCTGCCCGAAGAAACGGCGCTGTTCGTTTGGGCCGACATTGACTACGGCGGCCTCAACATCCTGGCCCAGCTGCGCGAACAAGTGAACCGGGACGCTCAACCTTATCGGATGGATATTGAGACGCTCGACTCTCACTCGCGCTGGGCGCGGCCCCTCTCCTCCGCCGACGTTGCCAACCTCACCCGCCTCACCCGCCGCCCCGCCCTGGCCGACATGCGCCCCCTCATCGCCCACCTTTTACAATGTGGTTTGAAGCTGGAACAGGAAGCCATCGCCAGCGCGCCTGAAGGACACGCAACCGTTTTACCGGTTCCAAAATCCGAGTGA
- a CDS encoding DUF4194 domain-containing protein, with translation MALETTVLPGLTDLPDKARRDLPRVVNRLLGETFLYQDVEEDKDDYYFVHRYRPVVESAVNLAGFNLLHDDYHRIFQAVSEFSYCRAHYRLDETLMIVVLRKLYEEHMERLSLANDPVVTVSEVREEYRAITGKERDLGIVQYETILRKLRTMGLVEALDGKTIDVRNGETRLRLRGSVKLILPVKTAGEMEAWVKKYQKVEKEEEEVE, from the coding sequence ATGGCCCTCGAAACAACCGTCCTGCCCGGCCTCACCGATCTCCCCGACAAAGCCCGCCGCGACCTGCCGCGGGTGGTCAACCGCCTGTTGGGAGAGACTTTCCTGTATCAGGACGTGGAAGAGGACAAGGACGATTATTATTTTGTCCATCGCTACCGCCCGGTTGTCGAAAGCGCCGTCAACCTGGCCGGCTTCAATCTTTTGCACGACGACTACCACCGCATCTTTCAGGCCGTCTCCGAGTTCAGTTATTGCCGCGCACACTACCGGCTGGACGAAACATTGATGATCGTCGTTCTGCGCAAGCTGTACGAGGAACACATGGAACGCCTCAGCCTGGCCAACGATCCAGTGGTCACCGTGAGTGAAGTGCGCGAAGAATATCGGGCCATCACCGGCAAGGAACGCGATCTGGGCATCGTCCAGTACGAAACCATCCTGCGCAAGTTGCGGACGATGGGATTGGTGGAGGCGCTCGACGGCAAGACGATTGACGTGCGCAACGGAGAGACTCGCCTGCGCTTGCGCGGCTCGGTGAAATTGATCTTGCCGGTGAAAACGGCGGGTGAGATGGAAGCCTGGGTGAAGAAGTACCAAAAGGTGGAAAAGGAAGAGGAGGAAGTTGAGTAG
- a CDS encoding aldehyde dehydrogenase family protein yields the protein MKALLEKLQLKEVNAGACVGADDWLTDSNGKELVSLNPATGEPIAKVIQATAASYDAVARRATDSFKSWRMVPAPKRGDLVRDLGNALREYKEPLGELVTLEMGKIKPEGLGEVQEMIDICDFAVGQSRMLYGLTTHSERPGHRMYEQWHPLGVIGIITAFNFPTAVWSWNAAIAAVCGDTMIWKPSPLTPLCAVAVQHIANRVMADHGVAGIFNLVIGGNEEIGERMINDAHLPLISFTGSIRTGRHVAEAVARRLGRTILELGGNNGIIVAEDADLKLATRAIVFGAVGTAGQRCTSTRRLIMHKSVAGELTDRLVKAYKQVPIGDPMDEEVLMGPLATESAVNNMFAALERAKEQGGEILAGGKRLPDKGPGFVEPTLVKMPKQMPIVCDETFAPILYLMEYDSLDEAIAMHNDVPQGLSSAMFTTNLLSAETFLSVSGSDCGLANVNIGTSGAEIGLGFGGEKETGGGRESGSDAWKAYMRRQSNVVNWSKELPLAQGIKFGD from the coding sequence ATGAAAGCTTTATTGGAGAAACTTCAACTCAAAGAGGTGAACGCGGGCGCGTGCGTCGGGGCCGATGACTGGCTGACCGACTCGAACGGCAAAGAGCTTGTCTCGCTCAACCCGGCCACCGGCGAGCCGATTGCGAAAGTGATCCAGGCGACGGCGGCCAGTTACGACGCCGTTGCCCGCCGGGCAACCGACTCGTTCAAGTCGTGGCGCATGGTTCCGGCCCCCAAGCGCGGCGACCTGGTGCGCGACCTGGGCAACGCTCTGCGTGAATACAAGGAGCCGCTCGGCGAACTGGTGACTCTGGAGATGGGCAAGATAAAACCCGAAGGCCTGGGTGAAGTGCAGGAGATGATTGACATTTGCGATTTCGCAGTGGGCCAGTCGCGCATGTTATACGGCCTGACGACGCACTCCGAGCGCCCCGGCCACCGTATGTACGAGCAGTGGCACCCGCTGGGCGTGATCGGCATTATCACCGCCTTCAACTTTCCCACCGCCGTGTGGTCGTGGAACGCGGCCATCGCCGCCGTCTGCGGTGACACCATGATCTGGAAACCTTCGCCTCTCACACCGCTGTGCGCCGTCGCCGTGCAACACATTGCCAACCGGGTGATGGCCGACCACGGCGTGGCTGGCATCTTTAATTTGGTGATTGGCGGCAACGAGGAGATTGGCGAACGGATGATCAACGATGCTCACCTGCCCCTCATCTCGTTCACCGGCTCGATCCGCACGGGCCGCCACGTGGCCGAAGCGGTGGCCCGGCGGCTGGGCCGGACCATTCTCGAACTGGGCGGCAACAACGGCATCATCGTCGCCGAAGACGCCGATCTCAAGCTCGCCACTCGCGCCATTGTGTTCGGGGCGGTAGGCACCGCCGGCCAGCGTTGCACCAGCACCCGCCGCCTCATCATGCACAAGAGCGTTGCCGGGGAACTCACCGACCGCCTGGTGAAGGCTTACAAGCAAGTGCCGATTGGAGACCCGATGGACGAAGAGGTGTTGATGGGGCCGTTGGCAACTGAGAGCGCCGTGAACAACATGTTTGCCGCGCTGGAGCGGGCCAAAGAGCAGGGCGGCGAGATTCTCGCCGGCGGCAAACGACTGCCGGACAAAGGGCCGGGGTTTGTCGAGCCGACTCTGGTGAAGATGCCGAAGCAAATGCCAATTGTGTGTGACGAGACATTTGCGCCGATCCTTTATCTGATGGAATACGACTCGCTCGACGAAGCGATTGCCATGCACAACGACGTGCCGCAGGGCTTGTCGTCGGCTATGTTCACCACCAACCTCCTTTCAGCCGAGACCTTCCTTTCGGTCTCCGGTTCCGATTGCGGCCTGGCGAACGTCAACATCGGCACGAGTGGGGCCGAGATCGGGCTGGGCTTCGGCGGCGAGAAGGAGACGGGCGGCGGGCGCGAGTCCGGCTCGGATGCCTGGAAGGCTTACATGCGCCGCCAGTCGAACGTTGTCAACTGGTCGAAGGAATTGCCGCTGGCGCAGGGCATCAAGTTTGGCGATTGA
- a CDS encoding 4Fe-4S dicluster domain-containing protein — MAQKKCYGFVIDVSRCIDCRACLVACSAENKVGMKYTRIWVRDLGVKGEYPNLERTFVPYNCMHCENPPCTQVCVSGATYKDKETGLVLVDQEACIGCGFCVDACPYNARYLDRERGVVDKCTGCIQRLQVGQQPACVTTCVGKARLFGDFNDPASEVSVALKNARAIQRLDYELADGTHTEPNIYFINGDVMDPQVQPHEPTYSLAETSWKSLLIPAVLAGIGASFLGQATFFTKQLVEGEKEFEE; from the coding sequence ATGGCTCAGAAAAAGTGTTACGGTTTTGTGATTGACGTCTCCCGCTGTATTGATTGCCGGGCTTGCCTGGTGGCATGCAGTGCCGAGAACAAGGTGGGCATGAAGTACACCCGAATCTGGGTGCGCGATTTAGGCGTGAAGGGCGAGTACCCGAACCTGGAGCGGACGTTTGTGCCCTACAACTGTATGCACTGCGAGAACCCGCCCTGCACCCAGGTGTGCGTGAGCGGCGCAACGTACAAAGATAAAGAGACGGGGTTGGTGCTGGTGGATCAGGAAGCTTGCATTGGCTGTGGATTCTGTGTGGACGCCTGCCCTTACAACGCCCGCTACCTCGATCGCGAGCGCGGCGTGGTGGACAAGTGCACCGGCTGTATCCAGCGTTTGCAGGTGGGCCAGCAACCGGCCTGCGTGACCACGTGCGTGGGCAAGGCCCGCCTGTTCGGCGATTTCAACGACCCGGCCTCTGAAGTCTCGGTTGCCCTGAAGAATGCCAGGGCGATCCAGCGGCTGGACTACGAATTGGCCGACGGCACGCACACCGAGCCGAACATCTACTTCATCAACGGCGACGTGATGGATCCGCAGGTACAGCCGCACGAACCCACCTATTCACTTGCCGAAACGTCATGGAAGAGCCTGCTCATCCCGGCGGTGCTGGCCGGCATCGGCGCCTCGTTCCTGGGCCAGGCCACCTTCTTCACCAAGCAGTTGGTGGAGGGTGAGAAAGAGTTTGAAGAGTAA
- a CDS encoding molybdopterin-dependent oxidoreductase, whose translation MTNISRRNFLKISGAAAGAVMLGHFLPPPVAEAARLAGQIDADGDGYIPTLCEMCVWRCGVRAKIAKGKVVKLEGNPDQPHSQGRLCARGQSGLMTTYDPDRVLYPLVRVGQRGEGKFRRASWDEALDIVATKMQEIKDKYGPEAMIFSSTHNLSQVGFENLLNGFGSPNYGTQRSLCFNAMIVANLMTYGMEEPARDYSQLKYLILTGRNLTEAISTSETAAFVDAVARGVKVIYIDPRYTKTAAKSTEWLPIKPGTDLAFHLALLNVIIGEKLYNEKFVEEHTVGFDELAAEVAQYTPEWAAALTEIPADMIRCIAREFSEAAPYALAHNGWRTSNFVNSFQTQRAITILNAITGNWGVTLLPAAGEGGGGLGKPPQPPYPRISALRLDGVPWKYPFVPLKLGVFQQLRDSILEGKPYQARGWFISRQNPVQSLPDRNRTLEALGKMDFIVTVDVILNDTSWFADVVLPEASYLERYDPLLPVGNRIFLRQPVVEPQGEAKSALWIFKQLGERLGLSDFFQYEDEEDYLRQQLMPLGVTLEEIKTHGFIELPKKEGGLEYKWNTPSGKIELKSSTLEGAGYTAIPKWEAPPAAPDGQFHLLTGKVGQHTQMSTQNNQYLHKYQDEPRLWMNAQSAEKLGLKDWDLVEVTSEVGSVKLALQVTQAIRPDSVYMTPGFGKLSKGLTTAYGVGASDSVLHVTYTDPVSGGQALSQTCVTVKKA comes from the coding sequence ATGACTAATATCTCTCGCCGTAACTTTCTAAAAATCTCCGGGGCCGCCGCCGGGGCGGTGATGTTGGGCCACTTCCTGCCCCCGCCCGTGGCCGAGGCCGCCCGCCTGGCCGGGCAAATTGACGCCGACGGCGACGGCTATATCCCGACCCTGTGCGAGATGTGCGTGTGGCGGTGCGGCGTGCGGGCCAAAATTGCCAAAGGCAAAGTTGTCAAACTCGAAGGCAACCCGGATCAGCCGCACTCACAGGGCCGCCTTTGCGCGCGCGGCCAGTCGGGCCTGATGACGACCTACGACCCTGACCGCGTGTTGTATCCGCTGGTGCGCGTCGGCCAACGCGGCGAGGGCAAGTTCCGCCGCGCCTCGTGGGACGAGGCGCTCGACATCGTCGCCACGAAGATGCAGGAGATCAAAGACAAGTACGGCCCGGAGGCGATGATCTTCTCGTCCACCCACAACCTCTCGCAAGTCGGCTTTGAGAATCTGCTCAACGGCTTCGGCTCACCCAACTATGGCACTCAACGCAGTCTGTGCTTCAACGCCATGATCGTCGCCAACCTGATGACGTATGGCATGGAAGAACCGGCGCGAGATTACAGCCAGCTCAAGTATCTGATCCTCACCGGGCGTAACTTAACAGAGGCGATTTCCACTTCCGAGACCGCCGCCTTCGTGGACGCCGTCGCGCGCGGGGTGAAGGTGATCTACATTGACCCGCGATACACAAAAACGGCGGCCAAATCTACTGAATGGCTTCCGATCAAACCGGGAACCGATCTCGCCTTTCATCTTGCCCTGCTCAACGTCATCATCGGCGAGAAACTCTACAACGAAAAGTTTGTCGAAGAGCACACAGTCGGTTTCGACGAGTTGGCCGCCGAAGTGGCGCAGTACACGCCGGAGTGGGCGGCGGCCCTCACCGAGATTCCGGCGGACATGATCCGCTGCATCGCCCGCGAGTTCAGCGAAGCCGCGCCTTACGCGCTGGCTCACAACGGTTGGCGCACGTCCAACTTCGTCAACTCTTTTCAAACGCAGCGCGCGATTACGATTTTGAACGCCATCACCGGCAACTGGGGCGTGACGTTGTTGCCTGCCGCCGGCGAAGGCGGGGGCGGGTTGGGCAAGCCGCCTCAGCCGCCCTATCCTCGAATCTCGGCCCTGCGCCTCGACGGCGTCCCCTGGAAATATCCGTTTGTGCCGCTCAAGCTGGGTGTCTTTCAACAGTTGCGCGACTCGATCCTCGAAGGCAAACCGTATCAGGCGCGTGGCTGGTTCATCTCGCGGCAGAACCCGGTGCAGTCCTTGCCCGATCGCAATCGCACCCTCGAAGCGTTGGGCAAGATGGACTTCATCGTCACCGTTGACGTGATCCTCAACGACACTTCGTGGTTCGCCGACGTGGTTCTGCCCGAAGCTTCGTACCTCGAACGCTACGATCCGCTTCTGCCGGTTGGCAATCGCATCTTCCTGCGCCAGCCCGTCGTCGAGCCGCAGGGCGAAGCTAAATCGGCGCTGTGGATCTTCAAGCAACTTGGCGAGCGGCTCGGCTTGAGCGACTTCTTCCAATACGAGGACGAAGAAGACTACCTCCGCCAGCAACTTATGCCGCTGGGCGTGACGTTGGAAGAGATCAAGACTCACGGCTTCATCGAACTGCCGAAGAAAGAAGGCGGCCTGGAATACAAGTGGAATACGCCGAGTGGCAAGATCGAGCTGAAGTCTTCGACGCTGGAAGGGGCCGGGTACACCGCCATTCCTAAGTGGGAAGCGCCGCCGGCCGCGCCCGATGGCCAGTTCCACCTGCTCACCGGCAAAGTCGGCCAGCACACCCAGATGAGCACCCAGAACAATCAATATCTGCACAAGTATCAGGACGAGCCGCGCTTGTGGATGAACGCCCAATCTGCCGAGAAGTTGGGTTTGAAGGATTGGGACCTGGTGGAAGTGACGAGCGAGGTAGGAAGTGTGAAATTGGCTTTGCAGGTCACTCAGGCCATCCGCCCCGACTCGGTTTATATGACTCCCGGCTTCGGCAAACTCTCCAAAGGGTTGACGACGGCTTACGGCGTCGGGGCCAGCGACTCGGTTTTGCACGTCACCTACACCGACCCCGTCAGCGGCGGCCAGGCCCTTAGCCAGACGTGTGTGACGGTGAAAAAGGCTTAG
- a CDS encoding acyl-CoA dehydrogenase family protein, which translates to MDFTLSEEHLMVQKMVREFCQKEVKPIIKDADRQQTLHPSILPRLADLGILGICLPVKYGGQGFDYITLGLVCEELEAMDTHLRVIMSVHMGLNSLALLQWGTEEQKMKFLKPQAEGKKYAMFGLTEPGVGSDVVNMASTAKRDGDDYVINGEKMWISLASKAHHILWVARTNPERPDPHDQLSAFIIETDRPGITRGDIHGKLGVRAGSTGWVNCQDVRVPVANRLGEEGEGFKIAMSCLDNGRYTVGSGAVGLIRASLEASVKYANERKTFGREIGKHQLIQQKIARMVRDYEFGRLIYLKVGWMKNMGLRNTQETSLLKWFATDQSFEAAHEAIQVHGAYGYSDEYDVERYLRNSRGAIIYEGTSEIHQLMQAGYALGYRKDGELRCELPKYDENAWRL; encoded by the coding sequence ATGGATTTTACGCTTTCTGAAGAACATTTGATGGTACAAAAGATGGTGCGGGAGTTTTGCCAGAAGGAAGTCAAACCCATCATCAAAGACGCCGACCGCCAACAAACACTGCACCCCAGCATCCTGCCGCGCCTGGCCGACTTGGGCATCCTGGGCATCTGCCTCCCGGTCAAATACGGCGGCCAGGGCTTCGACTATATTACGCTCGGCCTGGTGTGTGAAGAGCTTGAAGCGATGGACACCCACCTGCGCGTCATCATGTCGGTGCATATGGGGTTGAATAGCCTGGCCCTGTTGCAGTGGGGCACTGAAGAGCAAAAGATGAAATTCCTGAAGCCACAGGCTGAAGGGAAGAAGTACGCCATGTTCGGCCTCACCGAGCCGGGGGTGGGCAGTGACGTGGTCAACATGGCCTCGACGGCCAAACGCGACGGCGACGACTACGTTATCAACGGCGAGAAGATGTGGATTTCACTCGCCTCCAAAGCCCATCATATCCTCTGGGTGGCGCGGACGAATCCGGAACGGCCCGACCCGCACGATCAACTTTCGGCGTTCATCATCGAAACCGACCGGCCGGGAATCACGCGGGGCGACATTCACGGCAAGCTGGGGGTGCGAGCCGGCTCCACCGGCTGGGTGAATTGCCAGGACGTGCGCGTGCCGGTCGCCAACCGGCTGGGCGAGGAGGGCGAGGGATTCAAAATCGCCATGTCGTGTCTCGACAATGGCCGTTACACCGTCGGTTCCGGCGCGGTCGGCCTCATCCGGGCCTCGCTGGAAGCGAGCGTCAAGTATGCCAACGAGCGCAAGACCTTCGGCAGGGAAATTGGCAAACACCAACTCATTCAGCAAAAGATCGCCCGGATGGTGCGCGACTACGAATTTGGCCGGTTGATATACTTGAAAGTGGGTTGGATGAAGAACATGGGCCTTCGCAACACCCAAGAGACTTCCCTGCTCAAGTGGTTCGCCACCGATCAATCATTTGAAGCGGCCCACGAAGCCATTCAGGTGCATGGAGCTTACGGGTATAGCGACGAGTACGACGTGGAGCGTTACCTTCGCAACTCACGCGGGGCGATCATCTACGAAGGCACGAGCGAGATTCACCAACTCATGCAGGCCGGCTACGCGCTGGGCTACCGCAAGGATGGCGAACTGCGTTGCGAATTGCCTAAATACGACGAGAACGCCTGGCGGCTTTGA
- a CDS encoding YeeE/YedE family protein: protein MTNYILALVLGAFFGLSLNKAGLTKYTKIVNVFRFTDLAVLKFMMTALVVSMIGLYVLRGVGLITFPSVPATYIVGNVVGGLIFGVGMALTGY from the coding sequence ATGACCAACTACATTCTCGCTTTAGTGCTCGGCGCCTTTTTCGGCCTCTCGCTCAACAAGGCCGGGCTGACCAAGTACACCAAGATCGTGAACGTCTTTCGTTTCACCGACCTGGCCGTGCTCAAGTTCATGATGACGGCCCTGGTCGTCTCCATGATCGGCTTGTACGTTTTGCGCGGCGTCGGACTGATCACCTTCCCCAGTGTGCCAGCGACGTACATCGTGGGCAACGTGGTCGGCGGGCTGATCTTCGGCGTGGGCATGGCCCTCACCGGATACTGA